Genomic DNA from Streptomyces sp. NBC_01571:
ACCCCGGCAGCCGACGCGCCGGAAGGCGGCGTCCCGAGAACGGGCGCCCCGAAAGCCGGCACCCCGGCGGCCGGCACCCCGGAACACGGCACCCGTGGGGTTCCGGGGGCCGTCGGCCAACGTTCACCGGTCGAGGACCGTGACGTCCACCCGGGCCAGCCGCCGCGGATCGTTGAGGATGTCGATCACCGCGATCCGCCCCCGTACGACCGTGAACGCGAGGACGCCGACGGGGCGTCCCTCCTCGATCACCACGACTCCCGCCGCGCCGTTGACCAGGGCGGGCCGCGCGACCCGGGCCAGATGGGCGAAACGGCTCGCGTTCGAGGCCACGTTCACCGCGCCGGTCGTCACCCCGCCCTCGGACCGTGCCACCACGTCCGGGTCGAGCACCGCGACGAGGGCCGTGAGGTCGCCCTCGCGCGCCGCCGCCAGGAACGCCTCCACGACCTCCCGCTGCTGCGCCAGGTCCGGATCGGGCGCCGGGGCCCCGCCCTGGACACGGCGCCTGGCCCGGCTGGCGAGCTGACGGGAGGCCGCCGGCGTACGGCCCACCAGGGGCGCGATCTCGTCGAAGGGCACCGCGAACAGGTCGTGCAGCACGAAGGCGAGCCGCTCGGCGGGCGTCAGCGTCTCCAGGACCACCAGCAGCGCGAGACCCACCGAGTCGGCGAGCAGCGCCTCCTGTTCGGGGTCGACGCCGCCGAAGGGGCTGAGCACCGGTTCGGGCATGCGCACCCCGGGCCCCTCCTCCAGCGGCTGCTCCCCGCGGGTCCTGCGGGAGCGGAGCATGTCGAGACAGACCCGGCCGACGACCGTCGTCAGCCAGCCGCCGAGGTTGTCGACCCGGCCGGCGTCGGCGCGGCTGAGCCTGAGCCAGGCCTCCTGGACGGCGTCGTCGGCCTCCGCGAGCGAGCCGAGCATGCGGTAGGCGACGGCGCGCAGACGGCCGCGATGCGATTCGAAACGCGCGGCGAGGAATTCGCTCCCGCTCCCGGCGTCGTTCCCGACGCCACTCCCCGCGCCACCGCCATATTGCTTCGCTTTCGCATTCCCGTACGTGTTCCCGGACGGGTTCTCGCCCGTGTTCTCGCGCGCGTTCCGACCGTTCTCATGGTTCTCGTTCAGAAATTCGCTGTCGCTCATCCGTCACATCTCCCCGTCGGGCCCGCGGTCCTTCGTCCGTCGGTGGATTGACGGATCGCGGGCCCGGGATGTGACGTCAGGCCTCCGGCACGGCGCTCAGCCGCAGCCGGCCGGGGTCTCCCGCCCGCTCCACCTCGACCTCCGTCACGGAATCGTCGCCGAAGCGAAGGGTGAAGTAGGGGCTGGCCTCGATCAGGAACTGCATGTCCTCCCGCGCGCCCCTGTCCAGCGGCGGCGAGACGACGGCGTCCCACGCCCGGGGGCCGGGGCCGGCGGCCAGCCGGACGGGGATCCGTGCCAGGCAGCTCGATCGGTTGGCCCACCACTCCAGATGCGCTCTGTCCTCATTTCCGTCCATTCCCCGAGCGTAGCCACGAGTGGCCGACTCGGCCCGCCGCTCAATACGCGTACGGCGCCGGGCGTTTCGCACGGCGCCGTCGGAACACGGTGTCTGGAATGTGACGATCCAGGGTTGCCGCCCCAAGGACTGTCCCGTAATCCCCGGTGGATCAGCGCGCGGCGTCAGATGCGGTGCATCGCAAGGCGGAGGGTCGTCCTCGTACCGGGTGTATTCGGGCGATTCGACAACGCGGCGAGGTGCCGCAGCCGCCGTCGTGCGCCCACCGGGGGGATCACGGAACGGCCCTCAGCCCCAGTCGCGCCCGGAACGCCCGCGCTTGGTGTCCGAGCGCTGCTTCTTCTCGCGCAGCCGTCGCTCGTTGATGCCCCGGGGGATACGGGTGGCCCGGCGCGGCTTGGGCGGCACCGTCGCCTCGGCGAGGAGGGAGGCGAGCCGTACGGCCGCGGTCTCCCGGTTGCGCCACTGCGAACGGTGCTCCGAGGACCGCACGCTGATCACGCCGTCGACGAGCCGGCCGGCGAGCTTTGCGAGCGCCCGCTCCTTCCAGACCGGCGGCAGCGCCTCGGTCTTCGCGAGGTCGAACCGCAGCTCCACCTGCGAGTCGGTGGTGTTGACGTGCTGTCCGCCCGGCCCGCTGGACCGCGAGAAACGCCACATGAGCTCGGCCTCGGGGAGGGAGACGGAGCCGCGGATGACATAAGGACCGGACATGGGGTTCATGGTCTCCCGGATGTCCGGTCCACGTCACCCGTTTTTCGCGGGGTCCGTCCGGCGCAAAGGTAAAGAAAGTAAAGACAGCCGGAACCTTCGGCACCCCTCTTGGCGTTCTTAGGGGTAGCTGTAGCTTCGTGGCCGTAAGAAGCCCGACGTACGGGCACATCGCACGTACGCAACGAGGGAAGGGACTCCCAACAATGGCTGTAAGCCTGTCCAAGGGTGGCAACGTCTCGCTCACCAAGGAGGCTCCGGGCCTGACCGCCGTCACCGTGGGCCTCGGCTGGGACGTCCGCAGCACCACGGGCACCGACTTCGACCTCGACGCCTCGGCCATCGCGGTCAACCAGCAGGGCAAGGTCTACTCGGACGCCCACTTCGTCTTCTTCAACAACAAGCAGACCCCGGACCAGACCATCGTCCACACCGGTGACAACCGCACCGGCGAGGGCGCGGGCGACGACGAGGCGATCAACGTCAACCTGGCGGGCCTCCCCGCCGACGTCGACAAGATCGTCTTCCCGGTCTCCATCTACGACGCGGAGAACCGCTCGCAGAACTTCGGCCAGGTCCGTAACGCCTACATCCGCATCGTCAACCAGGCCGGCGGCACGGAGATCGCCCGCTACGACCTCTCCGAGGACGCGGCGACAGAGACGGCGATGGTCTTCGGCGAGCTCTACCGCAACGGCGCGGAGTGGAAGTTCCGCGCGGTCGGCCAGGGCTACGCCTCGGGTCTGGCGGGCATCGCCCAGGACTTCGGCGTCAGCGTCTGATCCGTACGCGCGAGTCGACAGAGCCCCTGTCCCGGGAACCCGGGCCAGGGGCTCTTCGCGTGGACCTGGGACCGCCCCCGGCACCCGTTCGGCCTGAACAGCCTCGTCCTCGCACGCCGGACGGGCCGGACATGCCGCCCGCGCTGGATGGTTCCGGACGGGCCGGAGACACGAGCCCGCACCCGAAGGCGGACGCCCGGCACTTCGACCTGGGCCCGCGCCCGACTCCACCCCGCGGCCGACTCCGGATGCGCCTCCGCCCACTAACCTGCACCGCGTGATCCTCGAATCCCTGCCCCTCACCCCCGACCACGACATCCCGGGCCCGCTCCTGACCGAACTCACCGCCCTGCACGTCTCCAACCGCGACTTCAACGCCCTGAGCGGCGACTTCCCCGACCCGGACGACATCCGCCCGGAGCAGGTCGCGGAGGCGCTCGCCGAGGAGGCGGCGCACCCGGGCGTGGAGTTGCTGCTCGCCCGTGGCGCCGGGCGGCTCGCCGGGTTCGCCATCACGCTGGCGCACCATCCCGACCCGGCGGATCCGGACCCGTGGATCGGCCTGCTCCTCGTGGACGCCCGCGATCACGGCAAGGGATACGGCAGAGCACTGGCGGCCGGTGTCGAGGAGCGGTTCCGGGCCGCCGGCCGCACCGGCGTGCGCCTTGCCGTCCTCGACAACAACCCCAAGGGCCTCGCCTTCTGGACCGCCCTCGGGTACGAGGTGATCGACCACCGCGAGGACCGGCGGCTGGGCCGTCCGTGCGCGGTCCTGCGCAAGGCGCTCGGCTCCCCCGGCCCCGACCGGGCCGACGCTCCCTAGTGCCGCGGCAGGCACCGTTCGCCCTTCGAGGAGCGGCGTCTGGTGCGTGCTCTCGGCGTGCCGGGCGGAAGCCCGCGTACTGGACGTACCCGGGTTTTCGCCCGGTGCGGCGAGAGGGCGTGCCAGGCGCCGCGAGGCAGGCGGGACTTTCGCAACACGACCTAGTCCTTCAGGCGCCCGGGAGGAAGAGGCAGAACGGGTGGCCGTGAGGGTCGCGGAGGACGCGTACGTCCTTCTGGGGCTGGTGTTCCTCCAGCGTCGCGCCGAGGGCACAAGCCCGCTCGGTCTCCGCCTCCAGATCGTCGACCTGGAGGTCCAGGTGGGCCTGCATCTGCTGCATCCCGGGGCGTTGTGGCCACACGGGGGGCGTGTGGTCGGTCTCCAGCTGGAAGCTGAGGCCGGGGCGTTCCTGTTCGGGAGCGCGCAGGCGGACCCACTCCGGCTCGCGGTCGACCTCCTCCCAGCCCAGCAGGGCCCGGTAGAAGTCGGCCAGCGCCGGCGGATCGGGAGTACCGAGGACAAAGGCACCGAGCGTCGTCGTCATGCCTCCCACCCTGCCCCCGGCGCACGCCCCCACGCTTCCGCCCGCACCCGGCGAGCCCCGCGCCGGTCCAGGACCGCGCCGGTCCAGGGCCCACGCCCGTCTAAGGCCGGGCCGGTCTGCCCTCGCCGTACAGCCAGTCCTTCCAGATGCCGCCGAAGTCCTTGCCCGGCGCCTTCTTCTCGACGTACGCGGTGAAGTCGGCGGTCGTCGCGTTGCCGTGGCGGTGGGTGGCGGCCCAGCCCTGGATGATGTCGTAGAAGGTGTCGTCACCGACGGTTCTGCGGATCTTGTGGAGGACCATGGCGCCGCGGTCGTAGACGGGACTGTCGGAGATGTGGGCCGCGCCGGAGGGCCTGGCGGGCGGGAAGTCCCAGATCGCCTTGTTGTCGGCGGCGTCGTCGTAGTAGTCGCCCCGGTAGAGGGCGTTGAAGATCTCGTCGGCCGTGTCGCCGTCGTGGTCCTCCTGCCAGAGCCACTCCGCGTACGTGGCGAAGCCCTCGTTGAGCCACATGTCCTGCCAGGACGCAGGGGTGACGGAGTCTCCGTACCATTCGTGGGCCAGCTCGTGGACCAGCGTCCCGATGTCGGGGGCGCCGGGGAAGACGGGGCGGTTCTGGGTTTCGAGCGCGTAGTCGGCGACACCGGCGCGGTCGACGATCGCGCCGGTCGAGGAGAACGGGTACGGGCCGAAGTTGTAGGCCTCCCAGTCCAGGATCTCCGGAATGCGGGCCAGCACCTTCGCGCTCGCGGCGGTCTGTGTCGGGTCGACGGCGACGTACACGGGCAGCCCGCCCTTCGTCGCGCTGCGGGTGATGTCGTACGCCCCGACGGCGAGCGTCGCGACATAGCTCGCCATCGGTTCGGCGGTGTGCCAGGCGAAGGTCCTCCGGCCGTCGGCGGCCGTCGTCTCGCTCCTCAACTCCCCGTTGGAGACCGCGCTCAGGCCCTTGGGGACGGTGATCGTGATGTCGTACGACGCCTTGTCGGAGGGATGGTGGTTGCCGGGGAACCAGGTCATCGAGCCGACGGGTTCGCCGAGGGCGAGCGCGCCGCGGGCCGAGGGCAGCCAGCCCTCCTGCGAGCCGTCCGGGTCCGTGAGCGTCTCCGGGGTGCCCGCGTAGCGGACGGTGGTGCGGAACGTCTCGCCCTTGCCGAGGCCCGTTTGCGGGCGCACCGTCAGTTCCTGGCCCGCCCGGCTCCAGCGGGCGTCCCGGCCGCCGACGGAGACGCCGGCGACGTCCAGGCCCTTCAGGTCGAGGTCGAAGGCGTCGAGGCTTCGGGTCGCCCGCGCGGTGATCCGGGCGGTGCCCCGCAGCTGCTTGCTCCCGGGGTCGTAGGAGAGGTTCAGGGCGTAGTGCGTGACGTCGTAGCCGCCGTTGCCCATCTTCGGGAAGTAGGGGTCGTGCAGGCCCGGGGCGCCCGCCGGGCCGTCCCCGCCGCCGCACGCGGTGAGCGCGCAGGTGAGGGTGAGAGCCAGGACACAGGGGACGATCACGGAAGATCGGGGCACGTCCGCGATCCTACGAGGCCATGACACCATCACGTACGTGCTCGACATCGGCTACGCCCTCTCCAACCGGTTCCCCGACCCCCCGCAGACCGACTACCGCCGCGCGGACGTCCACGCCCTGCGGCACGACCTGTTCTGCGGCGACGTGTACCTCGCCGACACCAAGGCGGACCGGGAGGTGTCGACGGCCTGGGGATGGGTGCCGGTGCTCGACTTCGCGTGGGCGCTGTGCGACATCGTGGAACAGCTGGACCGGGACCCGCGGGGCAGCCGGGCCTCCCGTCCCCAGCACGCGGAGCTCGACTTCACCGAGTCGACGGACCGCATGCTCTTCGAGCGCCGCTTCGGCTGGGTCGACATCGAGGCCGACTGGATGCACCGCGACGAGGAGCCGTTGACCTTCTCGCACTCCGCGCTGCGCCGGGAGGCCCGCGACTTCCTGCACGACCTGATCGCGGACCTCACCGATCTGCACGACGACCTCGCCGAGAACCCGGCCCTGTGGACCCTCCAGGCCCGCTTCCCCCGCGTGTCCTGATCCTCTCGCGATCCCGACCGTTCTCCCCGCGGACGTCCCCCTCGATCGCTCGCCCCGGCGGACCTCGTCTCCCCCTCGGCTCGCCTTCCCCCTCGGCTCGTCTCCCCCCTCGGCTCGCCCTGGCCCTCAGACCTCATCCATATCGCCGTGCACCCGCACGCCCAGCGCGGCCGCCAGCACCGGTGCCAGGTCGAACAGCTGGGCCGGGCTGATCACCGCGCCCGCCAGGCGGTCCACCCCCCGCGTGATGTCCAGCTCCGCGGCGCGGCGCAGATCCACGTCTACCAGGGTCGCCGCCGTGAGGTCGGCGCCCTTGACGACACAGTCCACGAATTCCACGCGCTCCAGGCGGGCGCCTCCGAAGTCCGGCTCCACCAGCACACAGCCCTCGAAGACGACGTCCTTGAGGCGGGCCCTGCGCAGGTTCAGGTAGTCGATCTTGCCGCCGCGGATCAGTACGCGCTCCAGCACGGAACCGTGCAACTGCACTCCGCCCAGGCGGGCGTCGACCAGCTCGACGTCGCGCAACGTCGACTCGGCCAGATCGGTTCCCACGCCCCGCAGGCCCGTCAGGACCGAGTCCAGCACGCGCGCGTGGTGCAGCCGCGTCTCGTCCAGCGCGCACCCCGTCAGGGCGCAGTCCATGAAGCGCGCGCCCCCGCCGTCCTGCCCGGCGAAGTCCGTCTCCCGGAAGTCCAGCCCGTCATAGTCCCCGTCCGGCTCCAGAGCGGACCCCTCATGGGGCTCCAGCGACGGCAGCCGCACCTCCGGCCGCCGCGCCCCCTTCACCCGCCCGCTCGCCCCGCTCGTCCCGCCCGCCGCTCTCCGCACCATGCCCCCATCCTGCACTCCCCCACTGACAACGCCTCCGACCTGCGGTCCTGCCCTCCGATGTCACATTCCGGCCCCGCGAACAGTCGTACCCGACAAGACGACCCCGACCGCAGGGAGAGGCCAACCATGCACCACCTGACCGTCATCGGCGGCGGTCTCGCCGGACTCACCGCCGCGATCACCGCCGCCGAGGCAGGCGCCAGGGTCACGCTGTACGAGGCCCACCACACGCTCGGCGGCCGGGCCCGCACCGCGGACGGCCCGTACCGGACGGACAACGGCCCGCACACACTGCACGGCGGCGGCCCGCACTGGACCTGGCTCAAACAGCGCGGCCTCACCGGCCCCCTCGCCCCCGTACCGGCCCGGGAGACCGCGCGGCTGCGCCTGCACCACCGGGGTGTCCTGCGCCGCACCCCGCCCCTCGCCCTGGTCAGACTGCTGCGCCAGGACGCCCGGCAGGCGCCCGTGGACGCCGACTTCCTGAGCTGGGCGAGCGCGCGGACGGGCGAGGAGGGCGCCCGCGCCGCCGCGCACTACTCGGCCGTCACCCTGTTCCACCACGATCCGGGGGCGCTTTCCGCGGCCTTCGTGCAGGAACGGCTGCGCAGGGCCGCCCGGCTGCCCGCGGCGGCACGCCATCCGCGCGGCGGCTGGGCGAACCTCGTCGACCGCATGGCCGCCCGCGCCTGGAACCTGGGCGTCCGGGTGGAGACCCTCGCCCGCGTCGACGCGCTCCCCGACCGTCGCGGCCCGGTCGTCGTCGCCACCTCGCTCGACTCCGCCCGCCGCCTCCTGCGGGACGACTCCCTCACCTGGACCGGCGGCCGGACCGCCCTCGTGGACCTGGCCCTGCGCACCCGGCGCGGCGACCCCTACGCCCTCTCCGACCTGGACGCGCCCGGCCGGCTCGACCGTCCCACGGCGCGGGACCGCACCCTCGCCCCGGCCGGGGAGCAACTCGTCCAGGGGCAGATCCCGATCGCTCCCCACGAGTCCCGCGGCGACGGCGCCGCCCGCGCCGAGCACCTGCTCGACCTCGCGTTCGAGGGCTGGCGCGAGCGCGTGACCTGGCGGCGGGACGCGGTGGCGCTGGGGCGCACGGGAGCGGTCGACCCGCCGGGCACCACCTGGCGCGACCGCCCGGCCCTCGACCGCGGCGACGGCGTCTACCTCGCGGGGGACCAGGTGGCCGCGCCCGGCATGCTCTCGGAGGTCTCGTTCAACAGCGCGCTCGAAGCCGTCGCCCTGGCCTTCGGGATCCGGGAACGCCTTGACCTCAAGCACGCTTGAGGTCGAAAGCTGGGCCCGTCACCGCCCGCGCCCCCCGAGGAGCCCTCCCGATGCACGCCGTCCGCCTGCACACCTTCGGCCCGGCCGAGAACCTCACCTACGAGCGGACCGAGGACCCCGAGCCGGCTCCGGGCCAGGTCCGGGTCGCCGTGGCCGCGGCCGGCGTCCACCTCCTGGACGCCGCCCTACGGGAGGGCGCCCGGGGCCCGGCGCCCGCCCCCGCCACGCTCCCCACCGTCCCCGGCCGCGAGGTCGCCGGCACGGTCGAGTCGCTCGGCGACGGCGTCCCCGGCCACTGGCTCGGCAGACGGGTCGTCGCCCACCTCGGCTTCGCGCCCGGCGGGTACGCCGAACTGGCCGTGACCGACGCCGGCCGCCTGCACGAGATACCGGAGAACCTCGGCTTCGCCCAGGCCGTCGCCATGATCGGAACGGGCCGTACGGCGATGGGGATCGCGCAGTTCGCCGAGTGGGGCCCCGGCACGGTGGCCGTGATCCCCGCGGCCGCGGGCGGCATCGGCACCCTTCTCGTGCAGTACGCCCGCAACGCGGGCGCCACCGTGATCGGCGTCGCGGGCGGCCCGGAGAAGGCGGCCCTGGTCCGGGAGAACGGCGCCGACCTGGCCGTCGACCACCAGGACAGCACCTGGCCGGCGCGGGTCCGCGACTACCTCGGCCACCGCACGGCGACCCTCGTCCTCGACGGCGTCGGCGGCGCCACCGCCCGCGCCGCCGTGGACCTCCTCGGCCCCGGCGGCCGCCATCTCGTCTTCGGCTGGTCGGCCGAGGGCATCCGGGACGGCGGACCGCTGATCGTGCCGGGCGTGACCGAGCAGGTGCTCGGCCCCGCGATGATGCGCAGGGCGGGCGGCCCCGACCCCCTGCGCACCCTGGAACTGCGGGCACTCGCCGAAGCGGCCGCCGGCCGCCTCACCCCGGCCCTGACCCGCTTCCCGCTCGCCTCGGCGGCCGCCGCCCACCGTGCTCTGGAGACCCGCGCCACCATCGGCAAGGTGGTCCTGGAACCGTGAACGGGAAGGCCTCACCGACGTGAGCGGGAAGGCCGCACCGAAAGGTGCGCCATCCACCGATCCATGGTCTTCTGGGCAGGTGAGTGTCACCCGAACAGGTGAACCCGCAGGCCCCGATCCCCATCGCTGGTGGGGTCTGGTGATCATCGCTCTCGCCCAGTTGATGGTCGTTCTGGACGCGACCATCGTGAACATCGCGCTTCCTTCCGCACAGCGTGACCTGGGCATGTCCGACGGCAATCGTCAGTGGGTCATCACCGCGTACACCCTGGCCTTCGGAGGCCTGCTCCTGCTCGGCGGCCGGATCGCCGACCTGGTCGGCCGCAAACGCACCTTCGTCATCGGCCTCATCGGCTTCGCCGCCGCCTCCGCTCTCGGCGGCGGCGCCACCACCTCCAGCATGCTGTACGGCGCCCGCGCCCTGCAGGGCGCCTTCGCCGCCCTCCTCGCCCCGTCCGCGCTCAGCCTGCTGACGACCGCCTTCACCGACCCGCGGGAACGCGGAAAGGCCTTCGGCATCTACGGCGCCCTGGCCGGCAGCGGCTCGGCGATCGGGCTGCTCGCGGGCGGGCTGCTGACCGAGTACCTGAACTGGCGCTGGTGCCTGTACGTCAACATCCCCATCGCCGTCGTCGCGGTCGTCGGCGCGACCGCCCTGCTGCGCGACCGCCCCGGCTACCGGGGCGCCCACCTCGACGTCCCGGGCGCGGTGCTCGGCTGCGGCGGCCTCGTCGCCGTCGTCTACGGCTTCAGCGAGGCGGAGCCGCGCGGCTGGACCGACCCGCTGGTCCTCGCCCTGCTCGCGGCCGGCCTCGCCCTGATCACGGCCTTCGTGTGGTGGCAGAGGCGGGCCCCGAGCCCCCTGCTGCCCCTGCACATCGTCGGGGACCGCAACCGCGCCGGCTGCTTCCTGACCATGGCACTCGCCGTCATCGGCATGTTCGGCATGTTCCTGTTCCTGACCTACTACCTGCAGGTCGTCCTCGGCTACTCGCCGGTGCGGACGGGCCTGGCCTTCCTGCCCCTGACGGTCGCCATCGTCGTCGGCTCGACGCAGATCTCCGCGCGGCTGCTGCAACACGTGGCACCGCGCGTGCTGATGGTCCCCGGCACGGTCCTCGCCGCGTCCGGGATGCTGGTCTTCACCCGGCTGAGCGTGCGCCCCGACTACGCGGGCCTGATACTGCCCGGCATGCTCCTGATGGGGCTCGGCATGGGCCTGATCTTCATGCCGATCTTCGCCACCGCCACCGCCGGGGTCGCCCCGCAGGACTCGGGCGTGACCTCCGCGACCGTCAACACCTCGCAGCAGGTCGGCGGTTCGATCGGCACGGCCCTGCTGAACACCGTCGCCACCACCAGCGGCGCCACCTACATCGCCGCACACCTCACCGACCCGGCGCGCAGGGCGCTGGTCGTCCGCGAGGGCATCGTGCACGGCTACACGGTCGCCATCTGGTGGGCCTGCGGCATCATGCTCCTGGCCGGTCTGACCGCCGGCCTCCTGGTCACCGCGAGGGCCCCCAAGCACACGCTCGGGGCGGCCCCCGTCCCCGAGTCAGTCCCGTGAACCAAGCTCCCGCAGCGCCCCGTCGGTCAGCCGGTACACCGTCCACTCGTCCTGCGGACGCGCGCCGAGCGCCTCGTAGAACTCGATGGACGGCCGGTTCCACTCCAGCACGGACCACTCCAGTCGCTCGTACCCGCGCGTCACGCAGATCCGCGCCAGTTCGGTGAGCAGCGCCTTGCCGTGCCCGCCGCCCCGCGCCTGCGGACGCACGTACAGGTCCTCCAGGTAGATGCCGTGCACCCCGCGCCAGGTGGAGAAGTTCAGGAACCACAGCGCGAAACCGACCACCTCCCCGGCCTCCTCCGCGAGGTGCGCGAACGCCGCCGGGTGCTCGCCGAACAGTGCCTCGCGCAGCTGCGACGGGGTCGCCCGTGCCTCGTCCGGCACCTTCTCGTACTCGGCCAGTTCACGGACCATCGCGTGGATCACGGGGACGTCGGCGGGGGTGGCGGTGCGAATCATGGGCGCAGTGTCACACACCCGCCGCGCGGCCGGCCGTGCGCGGTCCCGCCCCGTCAGTGCCGCCCGGCCACCCGGTCCGCCATCCGCGCCAGCCGGGACGACTCCGCGCTGCGCGTGGTCAGTTCGCGGCGGTCCGCGGTGCGGTAGGTCGCGTACATGCCGTGCACGCCGATCCAGCGGAAGGGCTCCGGCTCCCACTTGCGGACCTTGTGGCCGACCCAGGGCAGGCCGGTCAGCTCGGTCGGGCCCGCCTGACCCGAGTCCAGCCGGACGAGGTCGCGCAGGGTGCGGGCGGCGAGGTTGGTGGTGGCGACACCGGAGCCGACGTAACCGCCGGCCCAGCCGAGGCCGGTCGCGCGGTCCAGGGTGACCGTGGCGCACCAGTCGCGCGGCACACCGAGGACGCCCGACCAGGCGTGCTCCACCCGGACGCCGGCCAGGGACGGGAAGAAGCGGACCAGGATCCCGTACAGGGCCTCGACGGTCGCCTGCTGCGTGCCGCCGTCGTGGTCGGTGCGCGAACCGAAGCGGTACGGGACACCCCGGCCGCCGAGCGCGATGCGGTCGTCGGCGGTGCGCTGCGCGTACATGTACGCGTGTGCCATGTCGCCGAGCGTCTCGCGGCCCTCCCAGCCGATCCGCGCCCACTGCTCGGGCGTCAGCCGCTGCGTCGCGATCATCGACGAGTTCATGGGCAGCCAGGTGCGCCGCTGGCCCTTCAGGGAGGCGGTGAAGCCCTCCGTGCAGCGCAGGACGTAGGGGGCGCGGAC
This window encodes:
- a CDS encoding NAD(P)-binding protein; this encodes MHHLTVIGGGLAGLTAAITAAEAGARVTLYEAHHTLGGRARTADGPYRTDNGPHTLHGGGPHWTWLKQRGLTGPLAPVPARETARLRLHHRGVLRRTPPLALVRLLRQDARQAPVDADFLSWASARTGEEGARAAAHYSAVTLFHHDPGALSAAFVQERLRRAARLPAAARHPRGGWANLVDRMAARAWNLGVRVETLARVDALPDRRGPVVVATSLDSARRLLRDDSLTWTGGRTALVDLALRTRRGDPYALSDLDAPGRLDRPTARDRTLAPAGEQLVQGQIPIAPHESRGDGAARAEHLLDLAFEGWRERVTWRRDAVALGRTGAVDPPGTTWRDRPALDRGDGVYLAGDQVAAPGMLSEVSFNSALEAVALAFGIRERLDLKHA
- a CDS encoding M1 family metallopeptidase — its product is MPRSSVIVPCVLALTLTCALTACGGGDGPAGAPGLHDPYFPKMGNGGYDVTHYALNLSYDPGSKQLRGTARITARATRSLDAFDLDLKGLDVAGVSVGGRDARWSRAGQELTVRPQTGLGKGETFRTTVRYAGTPETLTDPDGSQEGWLPSARGALALGEPVGSMTWFPGNHHPSDKASYDITITVPKGLSAVSNGELRSETTAADGRRTFAWHTAEPMASYVATLAVGAYDITRSATKGGLPVYVAVDPTQTAASAKVLARIPEILDWEAYNFGPYPFSSTGAIVDRAGVADYALETQNRPVFPGAPDIGTLVHELAHEWYGDSVTPASWQDMWLNEGFATYAEWLWQEDHDGDTADEIFNALYRGDYYDDAADNKAIWDFPPARPSGAAHISDSPVYDRGAMVLHKIRRTVGDDTFYDIIQGWAATHRHGNATTADFTAYVEKKAPGKDFGGIWKDWLYGEGRPARP
- a CDS encoding sigma-70 family RNA polymerase sigma factor encodes the protein MSDSEFLNENHENGRNARENTGENPSGNTYGNAKAKQYGGGAGSGVGNDAGSGSEFLAARFESHRGRLRAVAYRMLGSLAEADDAVQEAWLRLSRADAGRVDNLGGWLTTVVGRVCLDMLRSRRTRGEQPLEEGPGVRMPEPVLSPFGGVDPEQEALLADSVGLALLVVLETLTPAERLAFVLHDLFAVPFDEIAPLVGRTPAASRQLASRARRRVQGGAPAPDPDLAQQREVVEAFLAAAREGDLTALVAVLDPDVVARSEGGVTTGAVNVASNASRFAHLARVARPALVNGAAGVVVIEEGRPVGVLAFTVVRGRIAVIDILNDPRRLARVDVTVLDR
- a CDS encoding GNAT family N-acetyltransferase codes for the protein MIRTATPADVPVIHAMVRELAEYEKVPDEARATPSQLREALFGEHPAAFAHLAEEAGEVVGFALWFLNFSTWRGVHGIYLEDLYVRPQARGGGHGKALLTELARICVTRGYERLEWSVLEWNRPSIEFYEALGARPQDEWTVYRLTDGALRELGSRD
- a CDS encoding pentapeptide repeat-containing protein is translated as MVRRAAGGTSGASGRVKGARRPEVRLPSLEPHEGSALEPDGDYDGLDFRETDFAGQDGGGARFMDCALTGCALDETRLHHARVLDSVLTGLRGVGTDLAESTLRDVELVDARLGGVQLHGSVLERVLIRGGKIDYLNLRRARLKDVVFEGCVLVEPDFGGARLERVEFVDCVVKGADLTAATLVDVDLRRAAELDITRGVDRLAGAVISPAQLFDLAPVLAAALGVRVHGDMDEV
- a CDS encoding TerD family protein; this translates as MAVSLSKGGNVSLTKEAPGLTAVTVGLGWDVRSTTGTDFDLDASAIAVNQQGKVYSDAHFVFFNNKQTPDQTIVHTGDNRTGEGAGDDEAINVNLAGLPADVDKIVFPVSIYDAENRSQNFGQVRNAYIRIVNQAGGTEIARYDLSEDAATETAMVFGELYRNGAEWKFRAVGQGYASGLAGIAQDFGVSV
- a CDS encoding N-acetyltransferase — translated: MILESLPLTPDHDIPGPLLTELTALHVSNRDFNALSGDFPDPDDIRPEQVAEALAEEAAHPGVELLLARGAGRLAGFAITLAHHPDPADPDPWIGLLLVDARDHGKGYGRALAAGVEERFRAAGRTGVRLAVLDNNPKGLAFWTALGYEVIDHREDRRLGRPCAVLRKALGSPGPDRADAP
- a CDS encoding zinc-binding dehydrogenase, with the translated sequence MHAVRLHTFGPAENLTYERTEDPEPAPGQVRVAVAAAGVHLLDAALREGARGPAPAPATLPTVPGREVAGTVESLGDGVPGHWLGRRVVAHLGFAPGGYAELAVTDAGRLHEIPENLGFAQAVAMIGTGRTAMGIAQFAEWGPGTVAVIPAAAGGIGTLLVQYARNAGATVIGVAGGPEKAALVRENGADLAVDHQDSTWPARVRDYLGHRTATLVLDGVGGATARAAVDLLGPGGRHLVFGWSAEGIRDGGPLIVPGVTEQVLGPAMMRRAGGPDPLRTLELRALAEAAAGRLTPALTRFPLASAAAAHRALETRATIGKVVLEP
- the arfB gene encoding alternative ribosome rescue aminoacyl-tRNA hydrolase ArfB → MNPMSGPYVIRGSVSLPEAELMWRFSRSSGPGGQHVNTTDSQVELRFDLAKTEALPPVWKERALAKLAGRLVDGVISVRSSEHRSQWRNRETAAVRLASLLAEATVPPKPRRATRIPRGINERRLREKKQRSDTKRGRSGRDWG
- a CDS encoding MFS transporter, whose amino-acid sequence is MSVTRTGEPAGPDPHRWWGLVIIALAQLMVVLDATIVNIALPSAQRDLGMSDGNRQWVITAYTLAFGGLLLLGGRIADLVGRKRTFVIGLIGFAAASALGGGATTSSMLYGARALQGAFAALLAPSALSLLTTAFTDPRERGKAFGIYGALAGSGSAIGLLAGGLLTEYLNWRWCLYVNIPIAVVAVVGATALLRDRPGYRGAHLDVPGAVLGCGGLVAVVYGFSEAEPRGWTDPLVLALLAAGLALITAFVWWQRRAPSPLLPLHIVGDRNRAGCFLTMALAVIGMFGMFLFLTYYLQVVLGYSPVRTGLAFLPLTVAIVVGSTQISARLLQHVAPRVLMVPGTVLAASGMLVFTRLSVRPDYAGLILPGMLLMGLGMGLIFMPIFATATAGVAPQDSGVTSATVNTSQQVGGSIGTALLNTVATTSGATYIAAHLTDPARRALVVREGIVHGYTVAIWWACGIMLLAGLTAGLLVTARAPKHTLGAAPVPESVP
- a CDS encoding VOC family protein encodes the protein MTTTLGAFVLGTPDPPALADFYRALLGWEEVDREPEWVRLRAPEQERPGLSFQLETDHTPPVWPQRPGMQQMQAHLDLQVDDLEAETERACALGATLEEHQPQKDVRVLRDPHGHPFCLFLPGA